The Achromobacter pestifer genome includes a region encoding these proteins:
- a CDS encoding dihydrolipoamide acetyltransferase family protein, giving the protein MGIHVIKMPDIGEGIAEVELVAWHVKIGDLVAEDQPLADVMTDKATVEIPAPVVGRVVALGGDVGQVMAVGGELIRLEVEGEGNLKPGADAPPAKAAAAPAAAQPAASASAPQAAPAPKAAVEVAAPAKPSAAPAKPARQAPAAVARQPGDKPLASPAVRKRAWDLGIELRYVHGSGPAGRILHEDLDAYLQGQGGGAQARGGVAYAERNDEENVPVIGLRRKIAQKMAESKRRIPHFSYVEEIDVTELEELRASLNQKWGATRGKLTLLPLLARAMVVALRDFPQINARYDDEGGVVTRYGAVHIGIATQSDGGLMVPVMRHAEARDLWSMAAEIVRLAEAVRTGSASRDELSGSTITITSLGPLGGIVTTPVINHPEVGIVGVNRIVERPAIRNGAVVARKLMNLSSSFDHRVVDGMDAARFIQAVRALLEQPALLFVE; this is encoded by the coding sequence ATGGGTATTCATGTCATCAAGATGCCCGACATCGGCGAAGGCATCGCGGAAGTGGAACTGGTCGCCTGGCACGTGAAGATCGGCGACCTGGTGGCCGAGGACCAGCCGCTGGCCGACGTCATGACGGACAAGGCCACGGTCGAGATTCCCGCGCCGGTGGTCGGCCGCGTGGTCGCGCTGGGCGGGGACGTGGGCCAGGTCATGGCCGTGGGCGGCGAGCTGATCCGCCTGGAAGTCGAAGGCGAGGGCAACCTCAAGCCGGGCGCGGACGCGCCGCCTGCCAAGGCGGCCGCGGCTCCTGCCGCGGCGCAGCCCGCGGCTTCGGCGTCCGCGCCGCAGGCCGCGCCTGCGCCGAAGGCTGCCGTCGAAGTCGCCGCGCCCGCCAAGCCGTCCGCGGCGCCGGCCAAGCCCGCGCGCCAGGCGCCCGCCGCCGTCGCGCGCCAGCCCGGCGACAAGCCGCTGGCTTCGCCGGCCGTGCGCAAGCGCGCCTGGGACCTGGGCATCGAACTGCGCTACGTGCACGGCAGCGGCCCGGCCGGCCGGATCCTGCACGAGGATCTGGACGCTTACCTGCAAGGGCAGGGCGGGGGGGCTCAAGCCCGCGGCGGCGTGGCCTATGCCGAGCGCAACGACGAGGAAAACGTGCCGGTCATCGGCCTGCGCCGCAAGATCGCGCAGAAGATGGCCGAGTCCAAGCGCCGCATCCCGCACTTCAGCTACGTCGAGGAAATCGACGTGACCGAACTGGAAGAGCTGCGCGCCAGTCTCAACCAGAAGTGGGGCGCGACGCGCGGCAAGCTCACGCTGCTGCCGCTGCTGGCGCGCGCGATGGTAGTGGCGCTGCGCGATTTCCCGCAGATCAACGCGCGTTACGACGATGAGGGCGGTGTGGTCACGCGCTACGGCGCGGTCCACATCGGCATCGCCACGCAAAGCGACGGCGGCCTGATGGTGCCGGTCATGCGCCACGCCGAGGCGCGCGATCTCTGGTCCATGGCGGCCGAGATCGTCCGTCTGGCCGAGGCGGTGCGCACGGGCAGCGCCAGCCGCGACGAGCTGTCGGGGTCGACCATCACCATCACCAGCCTGGGGCCTTTGGGCGGCATCGTCACCACGCCGGTGATCAACCATCCCGAGGTCGGCATCGTGGGCGTGAACCGCATCGTCGAGCGGCCCGCCATCCGCAATGGCGCCGTGGTGGCGCGCAAGCTGATGAACCTGTCGTCGTCCTTCGACCACCGCGTGGTGGACGGCATGGACGCGGCGCGCTTCATCCAGGCGGTGCGCGCGCTGCTGGAACAACCCGCGCTGCTTTTCGTGGAGTAA
- a CDS encoding Bug family tripartite tricarboxylate transporter substrate binding protein, whose amino-acid sequence MKAVHLRAGLAGLAAWLCAAPLHAQGAYPSQPVRIVVGYAAGGTTDILARALGEQLSKELKQPVIIENKAGAAGNIAAASVQQAAPDGYTLFMATVSSHGINPVVYKKSLGYDPVGGFTPVSMIASIPLVLVANPKLPVASVADLVKLAREKPGDLNYSSSGNGSPVHVAGAMFASEAKVQIQHVPYRGGSLANSSVMSGETQFSFATLPAALPQVRAGSLRALAVTTRDRSAELPEVPTVAEDPMFKGYEINTWNALMAPKGTPDAVVAVLNQAVARSLAVPALQTRFKGEGATPGASSPAELGQFVNAELARWAGVIQEVGIQIE is encoded by the coding sequence ATGAAAGCGGTTCATCTGAGGGCAGGCCTGGCGGGGTTGGCGGCATGGCTGTGCGCGGCGCCGCTGCACGCGCAGGGGGCCTATCCCAGCCAGCCGGTGCGCATCGTGGTGGGCTACGCCGCCGGCGGCACCACGGACATCCTGGCGCGGGCGCTGGGCGAGCAGCTGAGCAAGGAGCTCAAGCAGCCCGTCATCATCGAGAACAAGGCCGGCGCGGCTGGCAACATTGCCGCGGCCTCCGTGCAGCAGGCCGCGCCCGACGGCTACACGCTGTTCATGGCCACCGTGTCCAGCCACGGCATCAATCCGGTCGTGTACAAGAAGTCGCTGGGTTACGACCCGGTGGGCGGCTTCACGCCGGTCAGCATGATCGCGTCCATCCCGCTGGTGCTGGTCGCCAATCCCAAGCTGCCGGTGGCGTCGGTGGCCGACCTGGTCAAGCTGGCGCGCGAGAAGCCGGGCGACCTGAACTATTCTTCCAGCGGCAATGGCTCGCCGGTGCATGTGGCCGGCGCCATGTTCGCCTCGGAGGCCAAGGTGCAGATCCAGCACGTGCCGTACCGCGGCGGGTCGCTGGCCAATTCCTCGGTCATGAGCGGCGAAACCCAGTTCAGCTTCGCCACCTTGCCGGCGGCCTTGCCGCAGGTCCGCGCAGGCAGCCTGCGCGCGCTGGCCGTCACCACCCGGGACCGTTCGGCGGAGCTGCCCGAGGTGCCCACGGTGGCCGAGGATCCGATGTTCAAGGGCTACGAAATCAATACCTGGAATGCGCTGATGGCGCCCAAGGGCACGCCCGACGCGGTGGTGGCCGTGCTGAACCAGGCGGTGGCGCGGTCGCTGGCCGTGCCGGCCTTGCAGACCCGCTTCAAGGGCGAGGGGGCGACGCCGGGCGCCAGCAGCCCGGCCGAGCTGGGCCAGTTCGTCAACGCGGAGCTGGCGCGCTGGGCGGGCGTCATCCAGGAAGTCGGCATCCAGATCGAATGA
- a CDS encoding enoyl-CoA hydratase: MTILRILQGEITDNIVAEKRGAIGWLTFNDPQRHNAVSFAMWEAVPVVLEAFRQDPEIRAVVLQGAGGKAFVSGANISQFDTLRSGEDAVVEYERVAETAQLALYDYDKPTIAYIQGYCIGGGLNIALCCDIRIASDNSSFAIPAGKLGLGYRLTAIRNLVTAVGPANALEIFLTAARYDAHQAKELGLIRKVAPVAELPQVLEAMLAQIQANAPLTLRAGKKMIRQLQQLGPEVDVEGMRRLVLECFESNDYREGRKAFAEKRAPVFTGT, from the coding sequence GTGACCATACTACGCATCCTGCAGGGCGAAATCACCGACAACATCGTGGCCGAGAAGCGCGGTGCGATAGGCTGGCTGACGTTCAACGATCCGCAGCGGCACAACGCCGTGTCGTTCGCCATGTGGGAGGCGGTGCCGGTGGTGCTGGAAGCCTTCCGCCAGGACCCGGAGATCCGGGCGGTGGTGCTGCAGGGCGCGGGCGGCAAGGCCTTCGTCAGCGGCGCGAACATTTCGCAGTTCGACACGCTGCGCAGCGGCGAAGACGCGGTGGTCGAATACGAGCGCGTCGCCGAAACCGCGCAGCTGGCGCTGTATGACTACGACAAGCCCACGATCGCGTATATCCAGGGCTATTGCATCGGCGGCGGCCTGAACATCGCCCTGTGCTGCGACATCCGCATCGCCTCGGACAACAGCAGTTTCGCCATCCCCGCCGGCAAGCTGGGCCTGGGCTACCGCCTGACCGCGATCCGCAACCTGGTGACCGCGGTCGGCCCGGCCAACGCGCTGGAAATCTTCCTGACGGCGGCGCGCTATGACGCCCACCAGGCCAAGGAGCTGGGCCTGATCCGCAAGGTGGCGCCGGTGGCAGAACTGCCGCAGGTGCTGGAGGCCATGCTGGCGCAGATCCAGGCCAACGCGCCGCTGACGCTGCGCGCAGGAAAGAAGATGATCCGCCAGCTGCAGCAGCTGGGACCGGAAGTCGATGTGGAAGGCATGCGCCGGCTGGTGCTGGAGTGCTTCGAAAGCAATGACTACCGCGAGGGCCGCAAGGCGTTCGCGGAAAAGAGAGCGCCGGTGTTCACCGGCACCTGA
- a CDS encoding alpha-ketoacid dehydrogenase subunit beta — protein MAIDNNAGPASAPMTMIQALRSAMDVMLERDNNVVVFGQDVGYFGGVFRCTEGLQAKYGSSRVFDTPISEGGIVGVAVGMGAYGLRPVCEIQFADYFYPASDQIVSEAARLRYRSVNEFVAPMTIRMPCGGGIYGGQTHSQSPEAMFTQVCGLRTVMPSNPYDAKGLLIAAIENDDPVIFLEPKRLYNGPFDGHHDRPVTPWTGRPGSVVPTGYYTVPLDSAAIVRPGNALTVLTYGTTVHVSLTAAEETGIDAEVIDLRSLWPLDLDAIVNSVKKTGRCVVVHEATRTCGFGAELISLVQEHCFHHLEAPVERVTGWDTPYPHAQEWAYFPGPRRVGEAFKRAMEG, from the coding sequence ATGGCTATCGATAACAACGCTGGTCCGGCCTCCGCGCCGATGACCATGATCCAGGCTTTGCGCTCGGCCATGGATGTGATGCTGGAGCGCGACAACAACGTGGTGGTGTTCGGGCAGGACGTCGGCTATTTCGGCGGCGTGTTCCGTTGCACCGAGGGCCTGCAGGCCAAGTACGGCAGCTCGCGCGTGTTCGACACGCCCATCTCCGAAGGCGGCATCGTCGGCGTGGCGGTGGGCATGGGCGCGTATGGCCTGCGCCCCGTCTGCGAGATCCAGTTCGCCGACTATTTCTATCCCGCTTCGGACCAGATCGTGTCCGAGGCCGCGCGCTTGCGCTACCGCTCGGTCAACGAGTTCGTCGCGCCCATGACCATCCGCATGCCTTGCGGCGGCGGCATCTACGGCGGACAGACGCACAGCCAGAGCCCCGAGGCCATGTTCACGCAGGTCTGCGGGCTGCGCACGGTGATGCCGTCCAATCCGTATGACGCCAAGGGCCTCCTGATCGCGGCCATCGAGAACGACGATCCGGTCATCTTCCTGGAGCCCAAGCGGCTCTACAACGGCCCGTTCGACGGCCATCACGACCGGCCCGTCACGCCTTGGACCGGACGGCCGGGCAGCGTGGTGCCCACCGGGTACTACACCGTGCCGCTGGACTCGGCCGCCATCGTGCGGCCCGGCAACGCGCTGACCGTGCTGACCTACGGCACCACCGTGCACGTGTCGCTGACGGCCGCCGAGGAAACCGGCATCGACGCCGAGGTCATCGACCTGCGCAGCCTGTGGCCGCTGGACCTGGATGCCATCGTCAATTCGGTCAAGAAGACCGGCCGCTGCGTGGTGGTGCACGAAGCCACGCGCACCTGCGGCTTCGGCGCCGAGCTGATTTCGCTGGTGCAGGAACACTGCTTCCATCATCTGGAGGCGCCCGTGGAGCGCGTGACCGGCTGGGATACGCCGTATCCCCACGCGCAGGAATGGGCGTACTTCCCCGGCCCGCGCCGGGTCGGCGAAGCGTTCAAGCGCGCGATGGAGGGTTGA
- the lpdA gene encoding dihydrolipoyl dehydrogenase, whose product MSQITKTTTLLVIGGGPGGYVAAIRAGQLGVPTILVEGAQLGGTCLNIGCIPSKALIHAAEEFDKARHYAGKSALGISVSAPAIDLAQTVAWKDGIVGKLTGGVAALLKKNGVEVVRGWARLLDGKTVEVDGGESGAIRIQCEHLLLAAGSEPTPLASMPFGGMVVSSTEALSPASIPKQLVVVGGGYIGLELGTVYRKLGAEVAVVEAQDRILPTYDAELTKPVAAALSRMGVDLHLGRKVLGLNGAGNAVRVQDAAGVETLLPADRVLIAVGRRPRTQDWGLESLQLDRKGNALRIDDQCRTSMRDVWAIGDIAGEPMLAHRAMAQGEMVAELVAGKRRHFQPASIPAVCFTDPEVVVAGLSPGEAESAGLDCLTAAFPFAANGRSMTLESTDGFVRVVARRDNHLIVGWQAVGRGVSELSTAFGQSLEMGATLEDVAGTIHAHPTLGEAVQEAALKALGHALHI is encoded by the coding sequence ATGAGCCAGATCACTAAGACTACGACTTTGCTGGTGATCGGCGGCGGCCCCGGCGGCTACGTCGCCGCCATCCGCGCCGGCCAGCTGGGCGTGCCGACCATCCTGGTCGAAGGCGCCCAACTGGGCGGCACCTGCCTGAACATCGGCTGCATCCCGTCCAAGGCGCTGATCCATGCAGCCGAGGAATTCGACAAGGCGCGCCACTACGCGGGCAAGTCGGCGCTGGGCATTTCCGTGTCGGCGCCCGCCATCGACCTGGCCCAGACCGTGGCCTGGAAGGACGGCATCGTCGGCAAGCTGACCGGCGGCGTGGCCGCGCTGCTGAAGAAGAACGGCGTGGAAGTGGTGCGCGGCTGGGCCCGCCTGCTGGACGGCAAGACCGTGGAAGTGGACGGCGGCGAGTCCGGCGCCATCCGCATCCAGTGTGAACACCTGCTGTTGGCGGCGGGCTCCGAGCCCACGCCGCTGGCATCCATGCCGTTCGGCGGCATGGTGGTGTCGTCCACCGAGGCGCTGTCGCCCGCCAGCATCCCCAAACAGCTGGTGGTGGTGGGCGGCGGCTACATCGGCCTGGAACTGGGCACCGTGTACCGCAAGCTGGGCGCCGAAGTGGCGGTGGTGGAAGCGCAGGACCGCATCCTGCCGACCTACGACGCCGAACTCACCAAGCCGGTAGCCGCCGCGCTGTCGAGAATGGGCGTGGATCTGCACCTGGGCCGCAAGGTGCTGGGCTTGAACGGCGCTGGCAACGCGGTGCGCGTGCAGGACGCGGCGGGCGTGGAAACCCTGCTGCCGGCAGACCGCGTGCTGATCGCGGTGGGCCGGCGTCCCCGCACGCAGGACTGGGGGCTGGAAAGCCTGCAACTGGACCGCAAGGGCAACGCGTTGCGCATCGACGACCAGTGCCGGACTTCCATGCGCGACGTCTGGGCCATCGGCGATATCGCCGGCGAGCCCATGCTGGCGCATCGCGCCATGGCGCAGGGCGAGATGGTGGCCGAACTGGTGGCGGGCAAGCGCCGCCACTTCCAGCCTGCCTCCATTCCGGCGGTCTGCTTCACCGATCCCGAGGTCGTGGTGGCGGGCCTGTCGCCTGGCGAGGCGGAAAGCGCGGGGCTGGACTGCCTGACGGCTGCCTTCCCGTTCGCGGCCAACGGGCGCTCGATGACGCTGGAATCCACCGACGGCTTCGTGCGCGTGGTCGCGCGCCGCGACAACCACCTGATCGTGGGCTGGCAGGCGGTGGGGCGCGGCGTCTCGGAGCTGTCGACGGCCTTCGGCCAGTCGCTGGAAATGGGCGCCACGCTGGAAGACGTGGCGGGCACCATCCACGCGCATCCGACCCTGGGCGAAGCCGTGCAGGAAGCGGCGCTCAAGGCGCTGGGCCACGCGCTGCATATCTAG
- a CDS encoding 3-methyl-2-oxobutanoate dehydrogenase (2-methylpropanoyl-transferring) subunit alpha, which produces MSQYGPLKLHVPEPTGRPGCKTDFSYLHLSPPGDVPKPPIDVAAVDTGGLAYSLVRVIADDGSAVGPWAPELSHEQLRAGMRNMLMTRLFDARMLTAQRKKKISFYMQSLGEEAIGTAHAMALEQGDMCFPTYRQQSILLARDVSLVTMMCQLMSNERDPLKGRQLPVMYSDRERGFFSISGNLATQFIQAVGWGMASAIKGDTRIASGWIGDGATAEADFHTALTFAHVYRAPVILNVVNNQWAISTFQAIAGGEGATFAGRGVGCGIASLRVDGNDFLAVYSASRWAAERARSNLGPTLIEWVTYRAGPHSTSDDPSKYRPGDDWSHFPLGDPIARFKKHLILLGIWSDEEHEAVKAELDAEILAAQKEAESYGTLVDGHVPSAASIFEDVYKDMPEHLRRQRQQLGV; this is translated from the coding sequence ATGAGCCAATATGGGCCGTTGAAGTTGCACGTCCCGGAGCCTACAGGGCGTCCGGGTTGCAAGACCGACTTTTCCTACCTGCACCTGTCGCCGCCCGGCGATGTGCCCAAACCCCCCATTGATGTTGCCGCGGTCGATACCGGCGGACTGGCCTACAGCCTGGTCCGGGTGATCGCGGACGACGGCAGCGCCGTCGGACCGTGGGCGCCCGAGCTCAGCCATGAGCAACTGCGCGCCGGCATGCGCAACATGCTGATGACGCGCCTTTTCGATGCGCGCATGCTGACCGCCCAGCGCAAGAAGAAGATCTCCTTCTACATGCAGAGCCTGGGCGAAGAGGCCATCGGCACGGCCCACGCCATGGCGCTGGAGCAGGGCGACATGTGCTTCCCGACCTACCGCCAGCAGAGCATCCTGCTGGCGCGCGACGTTTCGCTGGTCACCATGATGTGCCAGCTGATGTCCAACGAACGCGATCCGCTCAAGGGCCGCCAACTGCCGGTCATGTACTCCGACCGTGAACGGGGCTTCTTCAGCATTTCGGGCAACCTGGCCACGCAGTTCATCCAGGCGGTGGGTTGGGGCATGGCCTCGGCCATCAAGGGGGATACCCGCATCGCTTCCGGCTGGATCGGCGACGGCGCCACCGCCGAGGCCGACTTCCACACCGCGCTGACCTTCGCCCACGTCTACCGCGCGCCGGTCATCCTGAACGTGGTCAACAACCAGTGGGCCATTTCCACCTTCCAGGCGATCGCCGGCGGCGAAGGCGCGACCTTCGCGGGCCGCGGCGTGGGCTGCGGCATTGCGTCGCTGCGGGTGGATGGCAACGATTTCCTGGCGGTCTATTCCGCCTCGCGCTGGGCCGCCGAGCGCGCCCGCAGCAACCTGGGGCCGACCCTGATCGAATGGGTGACCTACCGCGCCGGCCCGCACTCCACGTCCGACGATCCCTCCAAGTACCGTCCCGGCGACGACTGGAGCCACTTCCCGCTGGGCGACCCGATAGCGCGCTTCAAGAAGCACCTGATCTTGCTGGGCATCTGGTCCGACGAAGAACACGAAGCCGTCAAGGCCGAGCTCGACGCCGAGATCCTGGCAGCCCAGAAGGAAGCGGAAAGCTACGGCACCCTGGTGGACGGCCACGTCCCCAGCGCCGCCAGCATCTTTGAAGACGTGTACAAGGACATGCCGGAGCATCTGCGCCGGCAGCGTCAGCAGCTCGGAGTCTGA
- a CDS encoding PEP/pyruvate-binding domain-containing protein, translated as MSPLPVPRRLASRRLTRLIVLAALGALAVSLGPSVQAQTARKPSPYENSRPLNPDERAAQQAEDAKKNGPAFLGQIRTQAEFQQLARVYNPGTPLEIPHVLFVIDRKQGGKIYYVDTPRYTLHENFARERRLLPADDKATLIAQYKDPQRRLLFGTLSWQRDLPGYTYEFWEGDRINPELLKLTEEKLQASFYQPVRFKANSTLHEQVAKNAGLNAVTQESLLREQTFLPLNTGVAQGRLRIVASVDDTPDLSPTDILVLDEVPVALPPVAGLVTQRPSTLLSHVNLLAKGWRIPNAYVRDAVAALREHDGQWVELTVTSNGYQLQRIAKPETAPPPKASLPLPKPDLTVKAIKPLSGMVTRDSRHCGVKAANLGALKSALPPAATVPDGFCIPFAQYAAFMAQLGVPQRIAALEQRPDFASDGNVRRAELAALRRDIVQAPPDAAQASAWRERWQQQLQGRGVFVRSSSNSEDLPGFSGAGLYTTVPNVTQADALAQAVQTVWASVYNYEAYEARRAAGIGQDGVVMAVLVQQAAASDSSGVMITRDPFDASRRYVTYLSAKRGLGIKVVEGKRQAEQLMYSSWSKAVQVLSRSAEDTQLVPDAAGGVREVPIEGARQVLNDALVARLATVGSQIKQRLGGADQDIEWAVQGENILILQARPYIDGSQ; from the coding sequence ATGAGTCCATTGCCCGTCCCTCGCCGCCTTGCCTCCCGCCGCCTGACCCGCCTGATTGTCCTGGCCGCGCTGGGCGCGCTGGCCGTCAGCCTGGGTCCGTCCGTCCAGGCGCAGACCGCCCGCAAACCCTCGCCCTATGAAAACTCCCGCCCGTTGAACCCCGACGAGCGCGCGGCGCAGCAGGCGGAAGACGCCAAAAAAAACGGCCCGGCCTTCCTCGGCCAGATCCGGACCCAGGCCGAATTCCAGCAACTTGCCCGGGTCTACAACCCCGGCACGCCGCTGGAGATCCCGCACGTGCTGTTCGTGATCGATCGAAAACAGGGCGGCAAGATCTACTACGTCGACACGCCCCGCTATACGCTGCACGAGAACTTCGCGCGCGAGCGGCGCCTCTTGCCCGCCGACGACAAGGCCACGCTGATTGCTCAGTACAAGGACCCGCAGCGGCGCCTGCTGTTCGGCACCCTCAGTTGGCAACGCGACCTGCCCGGCTACACCTATGAATTCTGGGAAGGCGACCGGATCAACCCGGAGTTGTTGAAGCTGACCGAAGAGAAACTGCAGGCCAGCTTCTACCAACCGGTGCGCTTCAAGGCCAATTCCACGCTGCACGAACAGGTCGCGAAAAACGCCGGCCTGAACGCGGTGACGCAGGAATCCTTGCTGCGCGAGCAGACCTTCCTGCCGCTGAACACCGGCGTCGCCCAGGGCCGGCTGCGCATCGTGGCCTCGGTGGACGACACGCCGGACCTGTCGCCGACGGACATCCTGGTGCTGGACGAGGTTCCGGTCGCGCTGCCGCCGGTGGCAGGCCTGGTGACGCAACGGCCCTCCACCCTGCTGTCCCATGTCAATCTGCTGGCCAAGGGCTGGCGCATTCCCAACGCCTACGTGCGCGATGCCGTGGCCGCGCTGCGCGAGCATGACGGCCAGTGGGTCGAGCTGACCGTCACCAGCAACGGCTATCAGCTGCAGCGCATCGCCAAGCCTGAAACCGCGCCGCCGCCCAAGGCCTCCCTGCCCCTGCCCAAGCCCGACTTGACGGTCAAGGCGATCAAGCCGCTCTCCGGCATGGTCACGCGCGACAGCCGCCATTGCGGCGTGAAGGCCGCCAACCTGGGCGCGCTGAAGTCCGCGCTGCCGCCCGCGGCCACCGTGCCGGACGGCTTTTGCATACCCTTCGCGCAGTACGCGGCCTTCATGGCCCAGTTGGGCGTGCCGCAACGCATCGCCGCGCTGGAGCAGCGGCCGGACTTCGCCAGCGACGGCAACGTGCGGCGCGCCGAACTGGCCGCGCTGCGCCGGGACATCGTGCAGGCCCCGCCGGATGCGGCGCAGGCCTCCGCCTGGCGCGAACGCTGGCAGCAGCAATTGCAGGGCCGCGGCGTATTCGTGCGCAGCTCGTCCAATTCCGAGGACCTGCCGGGGTTCAGCGGCGCCGGGCTTTACACCACCGTGCCCAACGTGACGCAGGCCGACGCGCTGGCGCAAGCCGTGCAGACGGTGTGGGCCTCGGTCTACAACTACGAAGCCTATGAAGCGCGGCGCGCGGCCGGCATCGGCCAGGACGGCGTGGTAATGGCGGTGCTGGTGCAGCAGGCCGCGGCGTCGGACAGTTCGGGCGTCATGATCACACGCGATCCCTTCGACGCCTCGCGCCGCTACGTCACCTACCTCTCGGCCAAGCGCGGCCTGGGCATCAAGGTGGTGGAAGGCAAGCGGCAGGCCGAGCAGCTGATGTACTCCAGCTGGTCCAAGGCGGTGCAGGTGCTGAGCCGTTCCGCCGAGGACACCCAGCTGGTGCCGGACGCGGCGGGCGGCGTGCGCGAAGTGCCGATCGAAGGCGCGCGCCAGGTGTTGAACGATGCGCTGGTGGCGCGCCTGGCTACGGTGGGCAGCCAGATCAAGCAGCGCCTGGGCGGCGCGGACCAGGACATCGAATGGGCCGTGCAGGGTGAGAACATCCTGATCCTGCAGGCCCGGCCGTATATCGACGGCAGTCAGTAA
- a CDS encoding nitroreductase family protein yields the protein MTTTPTATPLHALNTRRSFKFLRAPAPKPEELEQILQAAMSAPDHGALRPWRYVVIRGEAIGKLADLALDAVKRSGDPRMTPEKEKSVREWMAGVPLFIAVAQKIAHDNTKIPEQEQLLATGAATMNLLNAVHMLGYGAFWSTGIGTYVEDVQNALGLDALDYRFLGFLAIGTPACAVPPANRPDYREFVTEWTGPV from the coding sequence ATGACCACGACCCCGACCGCCACCCCGCTGCACGCCCTGAATACGCGCCGTTCCTTCAAGTTCCTCCGCGCCCCGGCGCCCAAGCCCGAGGAACTCGAACAGATCCTGCAGGCCGCCATGTCGGCGCCCGACCATGGCGCCTTGCGGCCGTGGCGCTACGTGGTGATCCGCGGCGAGGCCATCGGCAAGCTGGCCGATCTGGCGCTGGACGCGGTCAAGCGCAGCGGCGATCCGCGCATGACGCCGGAAAAGGAAAAGTCCGTGCGCGAGTGGATGGCGGGCGTGCCGCTCTTCATCGCGGTGGCGCAGAAGATCGCGCACGACAACACCAAGATCCCGGAACAGGAGCAGCTGCTGGCCACCGGCGCCGCCACCATGAACCTGCTGAACGCCGTGCACATGCTGGGCTACGGCGCGTTCTGGAGCACCGGCATCGGCACCTACGTGGAAGACGTGCAGAACGCGCTGGGCCTGGACGCGCTGGACTACCGCTTCCTGGGCTTCCTGGCCATCGGCACCCCGGCTTGCGCCGTGCCGCCGGCCAACCGCCCGGACTACCGTGAATTCGTCACGGAGTGGACCGGTCCGGTCTGA
- a CDS encoding FadR/GntR family transcriptional regulator codes for MNAPSTAPADQVFSSLGRPENLPDEIASQIRQKIVAREFEPGQRLPTEFELAQMFAVSRNVVREAIARLKLSGYVDTRRGVGSFVAQDVGTRNFEIAPEDLLQPEPLLHIFWLRVELESGAAAQAALHRTPEQIESLRQALQRVDAAGNDWQAGADHALDFHMAVGEATNNPYFVRLLAHLRHVFRGAVRTLRYTSAGTERVPEIEREHHRIFDAIVAGDSEAARLAMRAHLTNGIQRHQTVIQGKQP; via the coding sequence ATGAACGCACCATCCACCGCCCCCGCCGACCAGGTCTTTTCCAGCCTGGGACGCCCCGAGAACTTGCCGGACGAGATCGCCTCGCAGATCCGCCAGAAGATCGTGGCGCGCGAGTTCGAGCCGGGCCAGCGCCTGCCCACGGAATTCGAGCTGGCGCAGATGTTCGCCGTCAGCCGCAACGTGGTGCGCGAGGCGATCGCGCGGCTGAAGCTGTCGGGGTATGTGGACACGCGCCGCGGCGTGGGCTCCTTCGTGGCGCAGGACGTGGGCACGCGCAATTTCGAGATCGCGCCCGAAGACCTGCTGCAGCCCGAACCGCTGCTGCACATTTTCTGGCTGCGGGTGGAACTGGAGTCGGGTGCGGCCGCGCAGGCGGCCTTGCATCGCACCCCCGAGCAGATCGAAAGCCTGCGCCAGGCCCTGCAACGGGTCGACGCCGCGGGCAATGACTGGCAGGCCGGCGCCGACCATGCGCTGGACTTCCACATGGCCGTGGGCGAAGCCACCAACAACCCTTATTTCGTGCGCCTCTTGGCGCACCTGCGCCACGTGTTCCGCGGCGCCGTGCGCACGCTGCGCTACACCAGCGCCGGCACCGAGCGCGTGCCGGAAATCGAGCGCGAACACCACCGCATCTTCGACGCCATCGTGGCCGGCGACAGCGAGGCCGCGCGCCTTGCCATGCGCGCGCACCTGACCAACGGCATTCAACGGCACCAGACAGTCATACAAGGAAAGCAACCGTGA